The following proteins are encoded in a genomic region of Camelus ferus isolate YT-003-E chromosome 8, BCGSAC_Cfer_1.0, whole genome shotgun sequence:
- the PTP4A1 gene encoding protein tyrosine phosphatase type IVA 1 isoform X3, with protein sequence MFAAVSPPRWNEPRDRCSLCPGQGPWHPRGCHPTAVGPQKHLVTGTAGRRCQGLVTQGRFGARIGSLDCGPARLRALLGAAHCRIESGVSAAACEAAAPRRPPPPLPCRRRRRLCRRLLGTGCMIRPQSSMSRHIPFCGVLGHTFMEFLKGSGDYCQAQHDLYADK encoded by the exons ATGTTTGCTGCAGTAAGTCCTCCCCGCTGGAACGAGCCCCGCGACCGGTGCTCGCTCTGTCCCGGCCAAGGGCCGTGGCACCCCAGGGGTTGTCACCCGACAGCGGTAGGACCACAGAAACATTTGGTGACGGGGACCGCAGGGCGCAGGTGCCAAG GGCTTGTGACGCAAGGGCGCTTCGGCGCGCGTATTGGCTCCCTGGACTGCGGGCCGGCGAGGCTGCGCGCTCTCCTCGGAGCCGCTCACTGCAGGATCGAGTCCGGTGTCTCTGCCGCCGCCTGCGAAGCCGCCGCCCCGCGACGACCAccgccacccctgccctgccgccgccgccgccgcctgtgTCGCCGCCTCCTCGGGACCGGCTGTATGATTAGGCCACAATCTTCAATGAGTAGACATATTCCT TTCTGTGGTGTTCTTGGTCACACATTTATGGAGTTTCTGAAGGGCAGTGGAGATTACTGCCAGGCACAGCACGACCTCTATGCAGACAAGTGA
- the PTP4A1 gene encoding protein tyrosine phosphatase type IVA 1 isoform X2, producing MFAAVSPPRWNEPRDRCSLCPGQGPWHPRGCHPTAVGPQKHLVTGTAGRRCQGLVTQGRFGARIGSLDCGPARLRALLGAAHCRIESGVSAAACEAAAPRRPPPPLPCRRRRRLCRRLLGTGCMIRPQSSMSRHIPQFCGVLGHTFMEFLKGSGDYCQAQHDLYADK from the exons ATGTTTGCTGCAGTAAGTCCTCCCCGCTGGAACGAGCCCCGCGACCGGTGCTCGCTCTGTCCCGGCCAAGGGCCGTGGCACCCCAGGGGTTGTCACCCGACAGCGGTAGGACCACAGAAACATTTGGTGACGGGGACCGCAGGGCGCAGGTGCCAAG GGCTTGTGACGCAAGGGCGCTTCGGCGCGCGTATTGGCTCCCTGGACTGCGGGCCGGCGAGGCTGCGCGCTCTCCTCGGAGCCGCTCACTGCAGGATCGAGTCCGGTGTCTCTGCCGCCGCCTGCGAAGCCGCCGCCCCGCGACGACCAccgccacccctgccctgccgccgccgccgccgcctgtgTCGCCGCCTCCTCGGGACCGGCTGTATGATTAGGCCACAATCTTCAATGAGTAGACATATTCCT CAGTTCTGTGGTGTTCTTGGTCACACATTTATGGAGTTTCTGAAGGGCAGTGGAGATTACTGCCAGGCACAGCACGACCTCTATGCAGACAAGTGA